From one Sulfurovum sp. UBA12169 genomic stretch:
- a CDS encoding molybdopterin molybdenumtransferase MoeA yields MLHFDKSIEMIKNLEIKQYKTKKIYLVDALGYVLAQDIVADHNSPEFPTSAMDGYAIRYEDMVIGKLKIDSINPAGSPLKDEVRCGHCIKTFTGSLMPQGADTLIPIENVTVEEDEIIIRQEVPLGYSVREIGENYRKGELLIPKGTKIDFAQIGVMAGLNIVSPLVYEKPTVAILSTGSELLELGESQTNDAQIRSSNNYILEALVKKYGGIPLQLGCIKDDKQSITVALAQALEKSDIVVTTGGVSVGDFDFVKDVIRELGCEVVFKGVRIKPGQHIMVARKEDKFIVGLPGFAYSSTVTALLYAVPLIEKLQQGKSLLRTVKATLLQPFHKRTKKAEFTACNVALANGVYTVDFDKKKVGTSAILTNMLGPTALLFTSEEDTSKATGEQVDILLLD; encoded by the coding sequence ATGTTGCATTTTGATAAATCTATTGAGATGATCAAAAATCTTGAGATCAAACAGTATAAAACAAAAAAGATTTATTTGGTTGATGCTTTAGGCTATGTGCTTGCACAGGATATCGTTGCTGATCATAATTCGCCGGAGTTTCCCACTTCCGCGATGGATGGATATGCCATAAGATATGAGGATATGGTGATCGGGAAACTAAAAATAGACAGCATCAATCCTGCCGGGAGTCCCCTCAAAGATGAAGTGCGCTGCGGGCACTGCATTAAAACATTTACGGGCTCATTGATGCCTCAAGGGGCGGATACCCTTATCCCCATAGAGAATGTTACGGTAGAAGAAGATGAGATTATTATCCGCCAAGAGGTGCCTTTAGGATATTCTGTAAGAGAAATAGGAGAAAACTATCGCAAGGGAGAACTGCTTATTCCAAAAGGTACAAAGATAGATTTTGCACAAATCGGAGTGATGGCCGGTTTAAATATTGTTTCACCGTTGGTGTATGAAAAACCAACGGTTGCTATCCTTTCTACAGGCAGCGAGCTGCTTGAGCTGGGAGAGAGTCAGACCAACGATGCCCAAATCAGAAGTTCAAACAATTATATTCTTGAAGCGTTGGTGAAAAAATACGGGGGGATTCCCCTGCAGCTGGGATGCATCAAAGATGATAAGCAGAGTATTACCGTTGCCTTGGCACAAGCTCTTGAGAAAAGTGATATCGTGGTAACAACAGGAGGAGTGAGTGTAGGGGATTTTGATTTTGTGAAAGATGTGATCAGAGAGCTTGGCTGCGAGGTTGTTTTCAAGGGGGTGCGTATCAAACCGGGGCAACACATCATGGTAGCGCGCAAAGAGGATAAATTTATCGTTGGGCTTCCGGGATTTGCCTATTCATCAACGGTAACGGCGCTGTTGTATGCGGTGCCGCTGATTGAAAAGCTGCAGCAAGGTAAAAGTTTGCTTCGCACAGTGAAGGCGACTTTGCTGCAGCCGTTTCATAAAAGGACCAAAAAGGCCGAGTTTACTGCATGCAATGTCGCACTTGCCAATGGCGTGTATACGGTTGACTTTGATAAGAAAAAAGTAGGCACTTCTGCTATCCTTACCAATATGCTTGGACCAACAGCACTTCTTTTTACTTCCGAAGAAGATACTTCCAAAGCAACAGGGGAGCAGGTTGATATTTTGCTTTTAGATTAG
- a CDS encoding molybdenum cofactor biosynthesis protein MoaE — MELYQGPLEVKEIFGRWLDEQAVSNYGAYIPFVGIIRAEDGIEALSFDIYEPILQKWFDDWQARARKRGAVVKMAHSIGDVPVCTSSYVSAVFSPKRRVALELIEEFVEDFKANAPIWKYDVKNGKRIYAEDRSTPMDGAGLLA, encoded by the coding sequence ATGGAACTTTATCAAGGGCCCTTGGAGGTTAAAGAGATATTTGGCCGATGGCTGGATGAACAGGCTGTTTCAAATTATGGTGCTTATATCCCGTTTGTGGGGATTATACGCGCTGAAGACGGCATAGAAGCACTTAGCTTTGATATCTACGAGCCGATACTTCAAAAGTGGTTTGATGATTGGCAGGCAAGGGCCCGCAAACGGGGGGCTGTAGTGAAAATGGCACACTCTATCGGCGATGTTCCTGTTTGTACCTCTTCGTATGTCTCCGCAGTTTTTTCGCCAAAACGCCGTGTTGCGCTGGAACTTATAGAGGAGTTTGTAGAGGACTTTAAAGCCAATGCGCCTATCTGGAAATATGATGTAAAAAACGGTAAGCGCATCTATGCTGAAGACAGAAGCACGCCCATGGATGGTGCAGGACTGTTGGCTTAG
- a CDS encoding molybdopterin synthase sulfur carrier subunit, whose amino-acid sequence MVTVEFLGPIGKTSIQIEANTLADVSAKLKEEAELTQWLDKCAVALNDTMVSDLSIALKQGDRISILPPVCGG is encoded by the coding sequence ATGGTAACAGTAGAATTTTTAGGCCCTATAGGCAAAACATCCATACAGATAGAGGCAAATACGTTGGCTGATGTTTCTGCCAAGCTCAAAGAAGAAGCAGAGTTGACGCAGTGGTTAGATAAATGTGCTGTAGCACTCAATGATACGATGGTAAGCGATCTCTCAATTGCGCTCAAACAAGGAGACAGAATTTCTATCTTGCCTCCTGTATGCGGCGGGTGA
- a CDS encoding glutamate--tRNA ligase, with protein sequence MTVTRFAPSPTGYLHIGGLRTALFSWLYAKHTGGTFRLRIEDTDMARNSEEALEAIIQAFDWVGMSYEGEVVYQSKRFDIYKKYIDYLLAEGKAYRCYMSKEELDALREEQTARKERPRYDGRYRDFTGTPPQGVDPVIRIKAPQTGMIHFTDGVKGEISIAASEVDDFIIARSDGAPTYNFVVAVDDALMGLTDVIRGDDHLYNTPKQIVVYRALGFKIPNFYHVAMINNEQGKKLSKRDGAMDVMEYKALGYLPEALLNFLVRLGWSHGDQEIFSLEEMVALFDPKNLNKSASNYNLDKLLWLNAHYIKNMPNTKLAARLKEYGVHIEEHDKRELLLDATKERGKTLVELADQIHLILNAPQNYDEKDTKKAFKEDTKEILEDFVHLLQTWGKPLHLPVDYHAVIERLVEDKKIGFGKIGMPLRVSLLGSMTGAGIDEIMAILGTHETAVRIQKAIAQIK encoded by the coding sequence ATGACTGTAACACGTTTTGCTCCTTCACCGACAGGATACCTCCATATCGGCGGGCTTCGTACGGCACTTTTTTCCTGGCTTTATGCCAAACATACGGGCGGCACGTTCAGATTGCGTATTGAAGATACCGATATGGCGCGCAACAGCGAAGAGGCGCTAGAGGCGATCATCCAGGCGTTTGATTGGGTAGGAATGAGTTACGAGGGTGAAGTTGTGTATCAGTCGAAACGATTTGATATCTATAAAAAGTATATCGATTATCTTTTGGCAGAAGGCAAAGCGTATCGATGCTACATGAGCAAAGAAGAGCTTGATGCGCTCAGAGAAGAGCAGACGGCAAGAAAAGAACGGCCCCGGTATGACGGCAGATACCGCGATTTTACGGGTACTCCGCCCCAAGGTGTCGATCCGGTGATCCGTATCAAAGCGCCCCAAACCGGCATGATACATTTTACAGACGGGGTAAAAGGCGAGATCAGCATCGCTGCGAGCGAAGTGGATGATTTTATCATCGCCAGAAGCGACGGAGCACCCACGTATAATTTTGTCGTGGCTGTGGATGATGCATTGATGGGCCTTACGGATGTGATTCGCGGAGATGATCATTTGTACAATACACCTAAGCAGATCGTAGTCTATAGAGCACTGGGATTCAAGATACCAAACTTTTACCATGTGGCAATGATCAACAATGAGCAAGGGAAAAAACTTTCCAAAAGAGACGGGGCAATGGATGTGATGGAGTACAAAGCATTGGGGTATCTGCCCGAAGCTCTGCTTAACTTTTTGGTGCGTCTTGGCTGGAGTCATGGCGACCAAGAGATTTTCAGCCTTGAAGAGATGGTAGCGCTTTTTGATCCCAAAAATCTCAATAAAAGCGCCTCAAACTACAATCTGGATAAGCTTTTATGGCTCAATGCGCACTACATCAAAAATATGCCAAACACAAAATTGGCGGCACGGTTGAAAGAGTATGGAGTTCACATAGAAGAGCATGACAAGCGTGAACTGCTGCTCGATGCCACCAAAGAACGGGGTAAAACATTGGTAGAGCTTGCAGACCAAATCCATCTCATTTTAAATGCGCCTCAAAACTATGATGAGAAAGATACAAAAAAAGCGTTTAAAGAAGATACCAAAGAGATTTTGGAAGATTTTGTACATTTGCTTCAAACCTGGGGAAAACCGCTGCATTTGCCTGTTGATTATCATGCGGTCATAGAGAGACTTGTCGAGGATAAAAAAATAGGTTTTGGAAAGATAGGTATGCCTCTTCGTGTCAGCCTCCTTGGTTCAATGACAGGCGCAGGGATTGATGAGATTATGGCGATTTTAGGCACACATGAAACGGCCGTGCGTATACAAAAAGCAATAGCCCAAATAAAATAG
- a CDS encoding transporter: MFKRIVFGLLVCVSTSLFGMSLKGLNTASKEALMEIKGIGEVKADAIINERSKEKFKSFEDLQRVKGIGPRTAENIQNDVKSKRAQEEE, encoded by the coding sequence ATGTTTAAGAGGATAGTTTTTGGGTTATTGGTCTGTGTGTCTACATCGTTATTCGGTATGAGCCTCAAAGGGCTCAACACTGCTTCCAAAGAAGCACTGATGGAGATCAAGGGGATCGGCGAAGTCAAAGCGGATGCTATCATCAATGAGCGCAGCAAAGAAAAGTTTAAATCTTTTGAAGATCTTCAAAGAGTCAAAGGTATCGGGCCGCGCACGGCTGAAAATATCCAAAATGATGTCAAATCGAAACGTGCCCAAGAGGAAGAGTGA
- a CDS encoding UDP-N-acetylglucosamine 4,6-dehydratase, whose translation MISWLRPTSLKRIIFFVMTDILLSLVTLYFSYQLRFSFEIPESFLGPFWLVFGVLVPIKILFLFFFKNYFIVWRFFGFLDAKNIIKAHLLAYMVFLLLFMVFPDVFNPFPRSVIIIDFFLSLIFIGSLRIVKRFLSEKRRHAIIKPTVLVGVNSQTGTIIQSALREEIGYYPVAIVSFEEDETATHAYINNVKVYKADALKQIVVQKQIVAAIIVQIVPPEEMKKIVERLHQVGIYDIKRAKLLGAEYEKLEDLSIEDLLARHPKDLDTDAIKTFIKGKSVLITGAGGSIGSEIARQCNKFGALALTLVDNSEYNLYQIGEQIDEADLRLVDVTDKKMLDEVFRKALPQIVIHAAAYKHVPLCEANQEKAVFNNVLGTKNVIDTSIAYNAQKVVIISTDKAVRPTNVMGATKRVTELYANNVESKNTEIVAVRFGNVLGSSGSVIPKFKHQIEKGGPVTVTHPEITRYFMLIPEACQLVLQAATIAKGGELFILDMGEPVKIADLAQQMIRLYGKEDEVGIVFTGLRPGEKLYEELLLDESEQQTKYSSIFIAKPTPYDSQTLIRDIEALLEAEDKVKALQYIVPEFTRES comes from the coding sequence ATGATCTCCTGGCTGCGCCCGACTTCTTTAAAGCGCATCATTTTTTTTGTGATGACAGACATTCTGCTCTCTTTGGTAACGCTTTATTTTTCTTACCAGCTTCGCTTTAGTTTTGAAATTCCTGAATCATTTCTGGGTCCGTTTTGGCTGGTCTTTGGAGTGCTTGTACCCATAAAGATTCTTTTTCTGTTTTTCTTTAAAAATTATTTTATTGTCTGGCGTTTCTTTGGTTTTCTGGATGCAAAAAATATCATCAAGGCCCATCTGTTGGCGTATATGGTTTTTTTGCTGCTTTTTATGGTCTTCCCGGATGTTTTCAATCCTTTTCCCCGCAGTGTCATTATTATCGATTTTTTCCTGTCGCTTATTTTCATAGGTTCTTTGAGGATCGTCAAGCGTTTTTTAAGTGAAAAGCGCCGCCATGCCATCATCAAACCGACAGTTCTGGTAGGAGTGAACAGCCAAACAGGCACCATTATACAAAGTGCGCTCAGGGAAGAGATCGGCTATTATCCTGTAGCCATTGTCTCTTTTGAGGAGGATGAGACCGCTACGCATGCTTATATCAATAACGTAAAAGTGTACAAGGCGGACGCACTGAAACAGATTGTTGTCCAAAAACAGATTGTTGCAGCCATTATCGTGCAAATTGTACCTCCCGAAGAGATGAAAAAAATTGTAGAACGATTGCATCAGGTGGGAATCTATGATATTAAAAGAGCCAAACTTTTAGGTGCAGAATATGAAAAACTGGAAGATCTCTCCATCGAAGATCTTCTGGCGCGTCATCCTAAAGACCTTGATACGGATGCCATCAAAACATTTATTAAAGGCAAATCGGTGCTTATTACCGGAGCAGGAGGAAGTATCGGCTCTGAAATCGCAAGGCAATGCAATAAGTTTGGTGCTTTGGCGTTGACGTTGGTAGACAACAGCGAATACAATCTCTATCAGATAGGAGAGCAGATAGATGAAGCTGATTTGAGACTGGTAGACGTGACAGATAAAAAAATGCTTGATGAGGTTTTTCGCAAAGCTTTGCCTCAGATCGTTATTCATGCGGCTGCCTATAAGCATGTACCGCTTTGTGAAGCCAATCAAGAAAAAGCGGTTTTTAATAATGTTTTGGGAACTAAAAACGTGATTGATACAAGTATCGCGTACAATGCGCAAAAAGTGGTTATCATTTCTACAGACAAGGCAGTTCGCCCTACCAATGTGATGGGTGCAACCAAAAGGGTAACGGAACTTTATGCAAATAATGTAGAATCAAAAAACACTGAAATTGTTGCCGTGCGTTTTGGCAATGTTTTGGGAAGCAGCGGTTCGGTGATCCCCAAGTTTAAACATCAGATTGAAAAAGGGGGGCCGGTGACGGTCACCCATCCTGAAATTACCCGTTATTTTATGCTGATCCCGGAGGCATGTCAGCTTGTGCTGCAGGCAGCCACCATAGCCAAAGGCGGCGAACTTTTTATTTTGGATATGGGAGAGCCTGTCAAGATAGCAGATTTGGCCCAACAGATGATACGTCTTTACGGCAAAGAAGATGAGGTCGGAATCGTATTTACGGGTCTTCGTCCCGGAGAGAAACTGTATGAAGAGTTGCTGCTCGATGAGAGTGAGCAGCAAACAAAATACAGTTCAATTTTTATCGCAAAGCCAACACCTTATGACAGCCAAACATTAATTCGTGATATCGAAGCGCTCCTGGAGGCCGAGGATAAAGTTAAAGCTTTACAATACATTGTGCCTGAATTTACAAGAGAATCTTAG
- a CDS encoding aminotransferase DegT: protein MDRIFLSPPHMSGKEQTYIGEVFESNYIAPLGAFVERFEQNIKEYTGAEYALAVSSATAALHLALRVLGVGAGDIVLASSFTFIGSINAVLYQNAIPFFIDSDESWNISPRLLKEAILKAPKKPKALIVTHLYGQVCKLDEIVSICKEEGIYLVEDAAESLGATYKDKQSGTFGDIGVYSFNGNKILTTSGGGMLVSGNEAWIAKAKFLSTQAKEPFLHYEHKEMGYNYRMSNVLAAIGVAQMEVLASRVQRRREIFDLYAAWLQKIQGIEFMPEIPGSQGNRWLTTLVFEHIDPFRVIEALEKSNIESRPLWKPMHTQPLFKEALVVRDGTSERLFKRGICLPSGSSMSDEDVLRVCESIKKVLK from the coding sequence ATGGATAGAATTTTCCTTTCACCCCCGCATATGAGCGGCAAAGAGCAAACCTATATCGGTGAAGTGTTTGAGAGCAACTATATTGCCCCGCTTGGAGCATTTGTGGAGCGTTTTGAGCAGAATATAAAAGAATATACAGGAGCAGAGTATGCTTTGGCTGTCTCTTCTGCAACGGCAGCACTGCATTTGGCACTGCGTGTTTTAGGTGTGGGTGCCGGAGATATCGTGCTGGCATCCAGTTTTACATTTATCGGTTCGATTAATGCTGTTTTGTACCAAAATGCGATCCCTTTTTTTATAGACAGCGATGAGAGTTGGAATATTTCACCCCGACTGCTTAAGGAAGCCATTTTAAAAGCACCCAAGAAGCCAAAAGCACTTATTGTGACCCATCTCTACGGGCAGGTGTGCAAATTGGATGAAATTGTGTCGATCTGCAAAGAAGAAGGCATTTATCTTGTCGAAGATGCGGCGGAATCTTTAGGGGCTACTTACAAAGACAAGCAAAGCGGAACATTCGGGGATATCGGGGTATATTCGTTTAACGGCAATAAGATTTTAACCACCTCGGGCGGGGGCATGTTGGTGAGCGGCAATGAAGCATGGATTGCCAAAGCGAAATTTCTTTCCACGCAAGCAAAAGAGCCTTTTTTGCATTACGAACATAAGGAGATGGGATACAACTACCGCATGAGCAATGTGTTGGCGGCAATAGGAGTGGCACAAATGGAAGTGCTGGCATCCAGAGTGCAGCGGCGGCGTGAAATATTTGATTTGTATGCTGCTTGGCTTCAAAAAATCCAAGGGATAGAGTTTATGCCTGAGATTCCAGGCAGTCAAGGAAATAGATGGCTTACGACACTTGTTTTTGAACATATCGATCCCTTTAGGGTGATTGAAGCATTGGAAAAATCAAATATAGAAAGCAGGCCGCTTTGGAAACCTATGCATACGCAGCCGCTTTTTAAAGAGGCGTTGGTTGTCCGGGATGGAACAAGCGAGAGACTTTTTAAAAGAGGCATTTGTTTGCCTAGCGGCTCAAGCATGAGCGATGAAGATGTGTTGCGTGTATGCGAGAGCATAAAAAAGGTATTGAAATGA
- a CDS encoding sugar transferase, with amino-acid sequence MLTQIQQKQKRIFDIILSIAGILLTWWIVLLAWIAASFETRSNGLFVQTRIGRHAKPFAIFKIKTMYHVQHTDTHVTTSKDTRITKSGAFFRKMKIDELPQLWNVLIGDMSFVGPRPDVPGFADKLEGEERKILELRPGITGPASLKYRSEETILSQAKDPERYNREIIWPDKVKINRVYMEHWSLSRDIMYIIKTIIG; translated from the coding sequence ATGCTGACACAAATACAGCAAAAACAAAAAAGAATTTTTGATATCATTTTATCGATAGCGGGAATTCTTTTGACGTGGTGGATTGTGCTTTTGGCATGGATAGCTGCTTCTTTTGAAACCAGGAGTAACGGTTTGTTTGTTCAAACGCGTATAGGCAGGCATGCTAAACCTTTTGCCATCTTTAAAATCAAAACGATGTATCATGTGCAGCATACAGATACACACGTAACCACAAGTAAAGACACGCGCATCACGAAAAGCGGTGCTTTTTTCAGAAAAATGAAAATAGACGAATTGCCGCAGCTTTGGAATGTGTTAATTGGGGATATGAGTTTTGTGGGACCCAGACCTGATGTGCCTGGATTTGCAGACAAGCTTGAAGGAGAAGAAAGAAAAATTCTGGAATTAAGACCAGGCATCACAGGCCCTGCCTCTTTAAAGTATAGAAGCGAAGAGACCATTTTGTCACAGGCGAAAGACCCTGAGCGTTATAATCGGGAAATTATCTGGCCGGACAAGGTGAAGATCAATCGGGTCTACATGGAACACTGGTCGCTAAGTCGGGATATAATGTATATTATAAAAACAATTATAGGATAA
- a CDS encoding peptide-binding protein: MFKKNELNWKEISILILIAYVFSFALRMIWIFQFQDNPNFYWNGQLMINTNDGYFFASAAEHLINGAHADNPRIPVALESYPAIIYATYFLTKFTPMSLETTILFLPAIISSLVVIPIVLTGQLVRLPWVGFFAALLGSIAWSYYNRTMTGYYDSDMFAVLLQFTILYLFLLTLYSKENKNILWLMLAILIYPFFYPQGLSLIYAVFLLWTAYQVLYQRKDQHTYLFIIMASVSLWAVPIWSKTVVLVLIFVFFEKIKNSLDTRKLFYLALLALGIFFFFGNVFSLIFEKIMIYTDRGVRESGLHFYEVIQTVREAGSISWQTVADRIIGGPILFLISIIGYLILVIRHKQFIIALPLLGIGVFAYWGGLRFTIYAVPMAAFSVIYLFYIISLEFIKYKKGAYVLFCVLSLGALYPNIAHIVDYKVPTVLNKAEVEDLTKLDAIADTKDYTLGWWDYGYPIWYYSDTNTLIDGGKHHNDNFIISKILQTSSPELAANLSRLAVETYVDSNYSEVADVLFKNGQKDQLEPNLLLAELEDPQYRLPPKTRDIYLYLPYRMMSIFPTVMLFGNLDLTTGKQEREIVFYPTRAVKNDNERVIFANGIEFDAKKGELFMGAEKREVRHFIITQNTNEGDIKLQSQSYHVEGMYVIIYMQSYGQFVIMDSQTFESTYVQMFILGKYDPNLFELVVSSPYSKIYKLKK, from the coding sequence ATGTTTAAAAAAAATGAACTAAATTGGAAAGAGATAAGCATATTGATTTTGATCGCATATGTTTTTAGTTTTGCTCTGCGGATGATCTGGATTTTTCAGTTTCAAGACAATCCAAATTTTTATTGGAACGGGCAACTGATGATCAACACCAATGACGGATATTTTTTTGCATCGGCCGCAGAACATCTTATCAATGGAGCTCATGCCGACAATCCAAGGATTCCTGTTGCCCTTGAGAGTTATCCGGCTATCATCTATGCTACCTATTTTTTGACAAAATTTACACCAATGTCGCTGGAGACGACCATACTTTTTCTCCCTGCGATAATATCCAGTTTAGTAGTAATTCCTATTGTTTTAACCGGCCAGCTTGTCAGGTTGCCGTGGGTCGGTTTTTTTGCTGCACTTTTAGGTTCAATCGCTTGGAGCTATTACAATAGAACTATGACCGGCTATTATGATAGTGACATGTTTGCTGTTCTTTTGCAATTTACGATCTTGTATTTATTTTTACTTACGCTGTATTCAAAAGAGAATAAAAATATTTTATGGTTAATGCTTGCCATTTTAATCTATCCATTCTTTTATCCTCAGGGGTTGAGTCTTATCTATGCCGTTTTTCTTTTGTGGACCGCTTATCAGGTACTCTATCAAAGAAAAGATCAGCATACCTATCTTTTTATAATAATGGCTTCTGTATCTCTTTGGGCCGTGCCTATTTGGAGCAAAACAGTTGTTCTTGTTTTAATATTTGTATTTTTTGAAAAAATAAAAAATTCTTTAGACACACGAAAACTTTTTTATTTGGCGCTATTGGCTTTAGGTATATTTTTCTTTTTTGGCAATGTGTTTTCTTTGATTTTTGAGAAAATTATGATCTATACAGACAGGGGAGTCAGGGAAAGCGGATTGCATTTTTATGAAGTAATTCAAACCGTAAGAGAAGCAGGATCAATATCATGGCAAACTGTTGCCGATAGAATTATAGGCGGCCCCATACTATTTTTAATCAGCATTATAGGCTATCTAATTTTGGTAATCAGGCATAAGCAGTTTATAATCGCACTGCCGCTTTTGGGAATCGGGGTTTTTGCATATTGGGGAGGATTGCGATTTACTATCTATGCTGTTCCGATGGCGGCATTTTCGGTGATATATTTATTTTATATCATTTCGTTGGAATTTATAAAATATAAAAAAGGGGCATATGTACTTTTTTGTGTATTGTCGCTTGGGGCTTTGTATCCAAATATCGCCCATATAGTTGACTACAAAGTGCCCACAGTGCTCAATAAGGCCGAAGTAGAAGATCTTACGAAGCTTGATGCGATAGCAGACACAAAAGACTATACGCTGGGCTGGTGGGACTATGGCTATCCGATCTGGTATTACTCCGATACCAATACGCTCATAGACGGCGGCAAACATCATAATGACAATTTTATCATCTCTAAAATCCTTCAGACCTCCTCGCCTGAGCTGGCCGCCAATTTAAGCCGTTTGGCCGTAGAGACGTATGTGGATTCGAACTACTCCGAGGTGGCTGATGTGTTGTTTAAAAATGGACAAAAAGATCAGCTTGAACCCAATCTGCTTTTGGCTGAGCTTGAAGACCCCCAATACAGACTTCCTCCCAAAACAAGAGATATTTATCTTTATCTTCCTTACAGGATGATGAGCATTTTTCCTACTGTGATGCTGTTTGGCAATCTGGATCTGACCACAGGCAAACAAGAGAGAGAAATTGTTTTTTATCCTACGCGCGCGGTTAAAAATGATAACGAGAGAGTAATTTTTGCAAACGGTATCGAGTTTGATGCCAAAAAAGGCGAACTTTTTATGGGAGCAGAAAAAAGAGAAGTCAGGCATTTTATCATCACGCAAAATACAAATGAAGGCGATATCAAGCTCCAGTCCCAATCCTATCATGTCGAGGGGATGTACGTGATTATCTATATGCAAAGCTATGGACAGTTTGTGATCATGGATTCTCAAACCTTTGAATCAACCTATGTGCAGATGTTCATACTGGGTAAATATGACCCTAATTTATTTGAGCTTGTTGTCTCATCGCCGTATAGCAAAATCTATAAGCTTAAGAAATAG
- a CDS encoding acetyltransferase yields MNPIYIYGASGHGLVVAEVAGICGYDNILFIDDANAMYPSFEDISKENHIPIVIGVGNNSIRAKLFEKAKAHGFTITTLIHPSAVVSLSAVIGIGSVVMPNVTINAKASIGAGAILNTGSIIEHECRIGDFVHISPNAALAGDVKVGDFTHIGIGSAVIQGITIGKNTIIGAGSSVIKNIGDFKKAYGVPCKEQKNEAVKS; encoded by the coding sequence ATGAATCCAATTTATATTTACGGAGCAAGCGGTCACGGATTGGTGGTAGCTGAGGTAGCCGGTATATGCGGATATGATAATATTCTGTTTATAGATGACGCTAATGCTATGTATCCAAGTTTTGAGGATATTTCAAAAGAAAATCATATTCCCATAGTGATCGGAGTAGGCAATAATAGTATTAGGGCAAAACTTTTTGAAAAAGCAAAAGCTCATGGCTTTACGATAACTACCTTGATTCATCCGAGTGCAGTTGTGTCCTTAAGCGCTGTTATCGGTATTGGAAGCGTCGTGATGCCAAATGTTACTATCAATGCAAAAGCTTCGATTGGGGCAGGAGCTATACTCAATACCGGCTCAATCATAGAGCATGAATGCAGGATAGGAGATTTTGTCCATATTTCGCCGAATGCTGCACTTGCAGGGGATGTAAAAGTGGGGGATTTTACACATATTGGGATAGGTTCTGCTGTGATACAGGGCATAACAATAGGAAAAAATACCATCATAGGCGCAGGGTCGAGCGTGATAAAAAATATTGGTGACTTTAAAAAAGCTTACGGAGTTCCATGCAAAGAACAAAAAAATGAAGCCGTCAAAAGTTAA
- a CDS encoding lipid carrier--UDP-N-acetylgalactosaminyltransferase — translation MLKRSFDILFSIILIILFAPVFVMISLLILVTMGRPILFAQPRPGYKEEIFGIYKFRTMSNETDEDGELLPDEKRLHGVGKFIRSTSIDELPQLFNVLKGEMSFVGPRPLLAEYLPLYDEKQRIRHDVLPGITGWAQVNGRNAISWEQKFEHDIWYVKHQSFLLDMKILWLTFLKVIKRNDISSSRSVTMEKFKGNKK, via the coding sequence ATGCTTAAAAGATCATTTGATATCCTATTTTCTATCATATTGATAATTTTGTTTGCACCTGTTTTTGTCATGATAAGTTTATTGATTTTAGTGACTATGGGCAGACCTATACTGTTTGCTCAGCCTCGCCCAGGGTATAAAGAAGAGATATTCGGTATATACAAATTTCGTACTATGAGCAACGAAACAGATGAAGATGGAGAGCTTTTGCCAGATGAAAAAAGATTGCATGGTGTAGGTAAATTTATACGAAGTACTAGCATTGATGAGCTGCCGCAACTTTTTAATGTGCTCAAAGGGGAGATGAGTTTTGTCGGTCCTAGGCCCTTGCTTGCGGAATACCTGCCTTTGTATGATGAGAAGCAAAGAATCAGACACGATGTCTTACCAGGCATTACGGGCTGGGCGCAAGTAAATGGACGCAATGCCATAAGCTGGGAGCAAAAGTTTGAACATGATATATGGTACGTGAAACATCAAAGCTTTCTTCTTGATATGAAGATACTATGGCTTACATTTTTAAAAGTGATAAAAAGAAACGATATTAGTTCATCAAGAAGTGTTACTATGGAAAAGTTTAAAGGCAATAAAAAATGA